One genomic window of Methanosarcina acetivorans C2A includes the following:
- a CDS encoding Rossmann-like domain-containing protein — translation MPETEYLGRVKLPEKEEKGKKERRMTGIKRRERAEEGIGEKTGILPALVSALKNDLGPALEEIEVKDVRIGLAYTGVLISENYGGVACTPLYEFSCCPALGFTETLKGKTADKVLELALSEKPLEAAVGIATANALSHMLRDLEPEHFQRSYSDILDLIKPGDRVAMIGYFGPLVPKILKITEKLTVLEKREIESPKTRTLPSGKAREILPASDVIILSASTLANRTFDELLSFRGTAREVVLLGPSAPLYPEPFFERGITAVMGTRIIDPRAMLTVVSEAGGTKKLHQYCGEKVAFRKREQKKNKSA, via the coding sequence ATGCCGGAAACAGAATATCTCGGAAGGGTAAAGCTCCCGGAAAAAGAAGAAAAAGGAAAAAAGGAGAGAAGAATGACAGGAATTAAAAGAAGGGAAAGGGCAGAGGAAGGAATAGGGGAAAAAACCGGAATCCTCCCCGCCCTTGTATCTGCACTTAAAAACGACCTGGGACCTGCCCTTGAAGAAATCGAAGTAAAGGATGTCAGGATAGGGCTTGCCTATACGGGCGTCCTGATCTCCGAAAACTACGGAGGAGTTGCCTGCACCCCCCTCTACGAGTTTTCCTGCTGCCCTGCCCTGGGTTTTACGGAAACCCTGAAAGGGAAAACTGCGGATAAGGTGCTCGAACTTGCCCTGTCGGAAAAACCCCTTGAAGCAGCAGTCGGGATTGCAACCGCAAATGCGCTTTCTCACATGCTGCGGGACCTGGAACCCGAACACTTCCAGCGCTCCTACTCGGACATCCTGGACCTTATAAAGCCCGGGGATAGGGTTGCAATGATCGGCTACTTCGGCCCTCTTGTCCCAAAAATCCTGAAAATAACCGAGAAACTCACAGTCCTCGAAAAGCGTGAAATCGAATCCCCTAAAACCAGGACTCTCCCTTCGGGAAAAGCCAGAGAAATCCTCCCCGCATCGGATGTAATCATCCTCAGTGCAAGTACCCTTGCCAACAGGACCTTTGACGAACTCCTTTCCTTCCGCGGTACAGCAAGAGAAGTTGTCCTGCTTGGCCCGAGTGCTCCTCTCTACCCGGAACCTTTCTTCGAGAGGGGAATTACAGCAGTGATGGGGACCCGAATTATTGACCCCCGGGCAATGCTTACAGTGGTCAGTGAGGCGGGAGGCACTAAGAAGCTGCACCAGTACTGTGGGGAGAAAGTTGCATTCAGGAAAAGAGAACAAAAAAAGAATAAGTCCGCTTGA
- a CDS encoding nicotinate-nucleotide pyrophosphorylase, producing the protein MIDLFDLYFYEDCPYQDESAELLRLEGQGKMRIISRENGTCACAGELAEYYERKGLKTLNYLGDGETFKPGNAIFEAEGDLKLLFRLWRVSQTFLTITCAIATKTASMVSAGRKVNPDLIIATSRKTHPGFRIFEMKAVRAGGGDIHRNSLSDSIQFSQNHLGVVGELGKLRAVKKIEIEPRSREEAFKYAEMADIMLLDHLSPEELQELGPKLKKLNPKLELAVGGIEAKKIPEYAPFVDIIVISAPYYAKPLDFTTKINRI; encoded by the coding sequence ATGATAGATCTTTTTGACCTTTATTTTTACGAGGATTGTCCCTATCAGGATGAAAGCGCAGAACTGCTCAGACTTGAAGGCCAGGGAAAAATGAGAATTATTTCAAGAGAAAACGGGACCTGTGCCTGCGCCGGAGAACTGGCGGAGTATTATGAAAGAAAAGGCCTGAAAACCCTGAATTACCTGGGAGACGGGGAGACTTTCAAGCCAGGAAATGCAATTTTCGAAGCCGAAGGAGACCTCAAACTCCTGTTCAGGTTATGGAGAGTCTCCCAGACCTTCCTTACCATCACGTGCGCGATTGCCACAAAAACAGCTTCCATGGTAAGTGCAGGCCGAAAGGTAAACCCGGACCTTATTATTGCAACAAGCCGAAAGACCCATCCAGGGTTCCGGATATTTGAGATGAAAGCCGTCCGGGCAGGCGGAGGAGACATCCACCGCAACTCCCTCAGCGACTCCATCCAGTTCAGCCAGAATCATCTGGGAGTTGTCGGAGAACTGGGAAAACTCAGAGCTGTAAAGAAGATAGAAATCGAACCCAGATCAAGAGAAGAAGCATTCAAATATGCCGAAATGGCAGATATAATGCTCCTTGACCACCTATCCCCGGAAGAACTGCAGGAACTCGGGCCCAAACTAAAGAAGCTCAATCCCAAACTCGAACTTGCAGTTGGAGGAATCGAAGCAAAAAAGATTCCCGAATATGCTCCCTTCGTCGATATTATCGTCATAAGCGCTCCATATTACGCAAAACCCCTTGACTTTACAACGAAGATCAACAGAATATAA
- a CDS encoding GNAT family N-acetyltransferase produces the protein MIFEKILRNVGFTNINKLKEMKVNGAKMYGLYLGIKQEGFVAIEKANDEIFNMERLAVHPDSRHRGYGGYLIDFVVEYAKQNGGKKVSIGIINENERLKNWYRKYGFEETGSKKFEHMSFTVCFMEKVLL, from the coding sequence TTGATTTTTGAAAAAATACTGCGGAATGTGGGCTTTACCAATATTAATAAGCTTAAAGAAATGAAAGTAAATGGCGCAAAGATGTACGGTTTATACTTGGGAATTAAACAGGAGGGTTTTGTAGCAATTGAGAAAGCAAATGATGAGATTTTTAATATGGAGAGATTAGCAGTTCATCCGGATTCAAGACACAGAGGTTATGGGGGATACCTGATAGACTTTGTAGTTGAATATGCTAAACAAAACGGGGGGAAGAAAGTCTCAATTGGAATCATAAATGAGAATGAAAGACTAAAGAACTGGTACAGGAAATATGGGTTTGAGGAAACGGGATCAAAAAAGTTTGAACATATGTCTTTTACTGTTTGTTTCATGGAGAAGGTTCTTCTATAA
- a CDS encoding ATP-binding cassette domain-containing protein, translating into MSFLEVRDIYLDVGSFELKGIDLRAEKGDYVALIGPSGSGKSLLLETIIGFYGPRQGSVFLEGRDITFFSPDKRQISIVYQDNMLFPHMDIFENIAYALRKKLKDKKQIELEVTQIAGVLGIRELLHRKPDTLSGGEKQRASLARSLVARPKLLLLDEPFSALDARTREKLREMLKKAIADYSTTVLHVTHDFEDVWALANRVVVIRKGEVMQVGDPESVFRRPSPDFVAEFLGTNVLKGTVKALEGKLTVIDAEGMEIYSADPAEPGENVTVSIRPEEIILAGGTVESSARNTLKGRVSGIFKKEHLVVVEVKMGNSEIKAVVTPTSCEMLGIEPGREMYAVFKASNARIIR; encoded by the coding sequence GTGAGTTTCCTGGAAGTCAGGGACATCTACCTTGATGTGGGGAGCTTCGAACTTAAAGGCATAGACCTGAGAGCCGAAAAAGGTGACTATGTAGCCCTGATCGGGCCCTCAGGCAGTGGGAAGTCTCTCCTGCTTGAAACCATAATAGGGTTTTACGGGCCCAGGCAAGGGAGTGTTTTCCTTGAAGGCAGGGACATAACCTTCTTTTCCCCCGACAAAAGACAGATCAGCATAGTGTACCAGGACAACATGCTTTTCCCCCACATGGATATTTTTGAAAATATCGCATACGCCCTCAGGAAAAAGCTAAAGGACAAAAAACAGATCGAACTCGAGGTAACTCAGATTGCCGGAGTCCTCGGGATAAGAGAACTCCTGCACAGGAAACCGGACACCCTGAGCGGAGGAGAAAAGCAAAGGGCATCCCTTGCAAGAAGCCTTGTTGCCAGGCCAAAGCTGCTCCTTCTGGACGAGCCCTTCAGTGCCCTTGACGCAAGGACAAGGGAAAAGCTCAGGGAGATGCTGAAAAAGGCAATTGCTGACTACAGCACCACTGTCCTGCACGTGACCCATGATTTCGAAGACGTCTGGGCCCTGGCAAACCGGGTAGTGGTCATAAGGAAAGGAGAAGTTATGCAGGTAGGAGACCCTGAGTCCGTCTTTAGGAGGCCTTCTCCGGATTTCGTGGCCGAGTTTCTGGGCACCAACGTGCTGAAAGGAACGGTAAAGGCTCTCGAAGGAAAACTCACAGTGATTGACGCCGAAGGTATGGAAATCTATTCCGCAGACCCCGCCGAACCCGGAGAAAATGTCACGGTCTCCATCCGCCCGGAAGAAATCATCCTTGCCGGAGGGACTGTGGAAAGTTCGGCCCGGAACACCTTGAAAGGAAGAGTTTCGGGAATTTTCAAAAAGGAACACCTTGTCGTGGTCGAGGTAAAGATGGGGAATTCAGAAATTAAAGCCGTGGTTACGCCGACCTCGTGTGAAATGCTCGGGATCGAACCGGGCAGGGAAATGTATGCTGTGTTCAAAGCTTCGAATGCCAGGATAATAAGATAA